One part of the Pseudoliparis swirei isolate HS2019 ecotype Mariana Trench chromosome 6, NWPU_hadal_v1, whole genome shotgun sequence genome encodes these proteins:
- the bnip2 gene encoding BCL2/adenovirus E1B 19 kDa protein-interacting protein 2 isoform X1, whose protein sequence is MASDVIESEAVLKGVSDVDLNNRSPDCVAPRRTREEPGNRRASRPSSSGVSGEGDDEELGALENSTASTVEKGEEALQESPTKTRGTPQERRTPDNEQEQPGARRSAPVSLPQPRSPPGPIGSLERQESVATTEARLRMEGVELKEEWQDEDFPRPLPEEEELEDELFAGPSEEIDPGYAENHGKKAKKKLAAPDISLTLDRSDGSLLSDELDESTELDLDDIDTPSDNSNEFEWEDDPPKPKTTDLLQKGVESVQQYAASEEREEGRRWRVFRIGDQEHRVDMKAIELYKRVISHGGYYGDGLNAIIVFAVCFMPESNQPNYKYIMDNLFKYVIGTLELLVAENYMIVYLNGATSRKKMPTVGWLRKCYQQIDRRLRKNLKSLIIVHPSWFIRTLLALTKPFISSKFTQKIKYVFSLTDLAELVPMEYVSIPDCIKQFDGEKNRKSRKRIDQDMHGKVEIAAAAVPE, encoded by the exons ATGGCATCGGACGTGATCGAGAGCGAAGCGGTGCTGAAGGGTGTGAGCGATGTGGATTTGAACAATAGAAGCCCAGATTGTGTCGCACCCAGGAGGACTCGCGAGGAGCCGGGAAACAGACGGGCGTCTCGTCCCTCGTCCTCTGGAGTGTCGGGAGAAGGTGATGACGAGGAATTGGGAGCGTTAGAAAATAGCACCGCTTCTACAGTTGAAAAAGGCGAAGAGGCACTTCAAGAGAGTCCGACCAAAACAAGAGGTACGCCACAGGAAAGGAGGACTCCGGACAATGAGCAGGAGCAGCCGGGAGCAAGACGCTCCGCCCCGGTGAGCCTTCCCCAGCCCCGCTCACCACCAGGGCCCATCGGAAG CCTGGAGCGCCAAGAGTCAGTCGCCACAACAGAGGCACGCCTAAGAATGGAAGGAGTGGAACTGAAGGAAGAGTGGCAGGATGAGGACTTTCCACG GCCCCtaccggaggaagaggagcttgaaGATGAGCTTTTTGCAGGACCGTCTGAAGAGATAGACCCTG GCTATGCAGAGAACCATGGCAAGAAGGCAAAGAAGAAGCTCGCAGCTCCTGACATCAGTCTCACACTTGACCGCAGTGACGGTTCTCTTCTCTCTGATGAGCTGGATGAAAGTACAGAGCTGGACCTCGACGACATAGACACGCCTTCTGACAATAGCAATGAGTTTGAATGGGAAG ACGATCCTCCCAAGCCGAAAACCACAGATCTGCTTCAGAAGGGGGTGGAGTCGGTGCAGCAGTACGCCGCctcagaggagagggaggaggggcggcgCTGGCGGGTGTTTCGTATCGGAGACCAGGAGCACAGAGTGGACATGAAGGCCATCGAACTTTACAAGAGGGTTATCAGCCATGGAG GTTACTATGGAGACGGTCTGAATGCTATAATTGTGTTCGCTGTGTGCTTTATGCCTGAAAGCAATCAACCAAATTACAAATACATCATGGACAATTTGTTCAA GTATGTCATTGGCACGCTGGAGCTTTTGGTCGCTGAGAACTATATGATCGTGTATTTGAACGGGGCAACCTCTCGGAAAAAGATGCCAACTGTCGGCTGGCTCAGAAAGTGTTATCAGCAGATTGATAGGAG GTTACGGAAGAACTTGAAGTCTTTGATAATTGTCCATCCCTCTTGGTTTATTCGGACCCTGCTGGCACTCACAAAACCTTTCATAAG CTCCAAATTTACTCAGAAAATCAAGTATGTGTTCAGCTTGACAGACCTTGCAGAACTGGTTCCAATGGAGTATGTGTCCATACCAGATTGTATCAAGCA GTTTGACGGTGAAAAAAATAGGAAAAGCCGTAAAAG AATTGACCAGGACATGCACGGCAAAGTGGAGATCGCAGCCGCTGCTGTTCCAGAGTGA
- the bnip2 gene encoding BCL2/adenovirus E1B 19 kDa protein-interacting protein 2 isoform X2 translates to MASDVIESEAVLKGVSDVDLNNRSPDCVAPRRTREEPGNRRASRPSSSGVSGEGDDEELGALENSTASTVEKGEEALQESPTKTRGTPQERRTPDNEQEQPGARRSAPVSLPQPRSPPGPIGSLERQESVATTEARLRMEGVELKEEWQDEDFPRPLPEEEELEDELFAGPSEEIDPGYAENHGKKAKKKLAAPDISLTLDRSDGSLLSDELDESTELDLDDIDTPSDNSNEFEWEDDPPKPKTTDLLQKGVESVQQYAASEEREEGRRWRVFRIGDQEHRVDMKAIELYKRVISHGGYYGDGLNAIIVFAVCFMPESNQPNYKYIMDNLFKYVIGTLELLVAENYMIVYLNGATSRKKMPTVGWLRKCYQQIDRRLRKNLKSLIIVHPSWFIRTLLALTKPFISSKFTQKIKYVFSLTDLAELVPMEYVSIPDCIKQIDQDMHGKVEIAAAAVPE, encoded by the exons ATGGCATCGGACGTGATCGAGAGCGAAGCGGTGCTGAAGGGTGTGAGCGATGTGGATTTGAACAATAGAAGCCCAGATTGTGTCGCACCCAGGAGGACTCGCGAGGAGCCGGGAAACAGACGGGCGTCTCGTCCCTCGTCCTCTGGAGTGTCGGGAGAAGGTGATGACGAGGAATTGGGAGCGTTAGAAAATAGCACCGCTTCTACAGTTGAAAAAGGCGAAGAGGCACTTCAAGAGAGTCCGACCAAAACAAGAGGTACGCCACAGGAAAGGAGGACTCCGGACAATGAGCAGGAGCAGCCGGGAGCAAGACGCTCCGCCCCGGTGAGCCTTCCCCAGCCCCGCTCACCACCAGGGCCCATCGGAAG CCTGGAGCGCCAAGAGTCAGTCGCCACAACAGAGGCACGCCTAAGAATGGAAGGAGTGGAACTGAAGGAAGAGTGGCAGGATGAGGACTTTCCACG GCCCCtaccggaggaagaggagcttgaaGATGAGCTTTTTGCAGGACCGTCTGAAGAGATAGACCCTG GCTATGCAGAGAACCATGGCAAGAAGGCAAAGAAGAAGCTCGCAGCTCCTGACATCAGTCTCACACTTGACCGCAGTGACGGTTCTCTTCTCTCTGATGAGCTGGATGAAAGTACAGAGCTGGACCTCGACGACATAGACACGCCTTCTGACAATAGCAATGAGTTTGAATGGGAAG ACGATCCTCCCAAGCCGAAAACCACAGATCTGCTTCAGAAGGGGGTGGAGTCGGTGCAGCAGTACGCCGCctcagaggagagggaggaggggcggcgCTGGCGGGTGTTTCGTATCGGAGACCAGGAGCACAGAGTGGACATGAAGGCCATCGAACTTTACAAGAGGGTTATCAGCCATGGAG GTTACTATGGAGACGGTCTGAATGCTATAATTGTGTTCGCTGTGTGCTTTATGCCTGAAAGCAATCAACCAAATTACAAATACATCATGGACAATTTGTTCAA GTATGTCATTGGCACGCTGGAGCTTTTGGTCGCTGAGAACTATATGATCGTGTATTTGAACGGGGCAACCTCTCGGAAAAAGATGCCAACTGTCGGCTGGCTCAGAAAGTGTTATCAGCAGATTGATAGGAG GTTACGGAAGAACTTGAAGTCTTTGATAATTGTCCATCCCTCTTGGTTTATTCGGACCCTGCTGGCACTCACAAAACCTTTCATAAG CTCCAAATTTACTCAGAAAATCAAGTATGTGTTCAGCTTGACAGACCTTGCAGAACTGGTTCCAATGGAGTATGTGTCCATACCAGATTGTATCAAGCA AATTGACCAGGACATGCACGGCAAAGTGGAGATCGCAGCCGCTGCTGTTCCAGAGTGA